In Gouania willdenowi chromosome 24, fGouWil2.1, whole genome shotgun sequence, a single window of DNA contains:
- the gtf2a1 gene encoding transcription initiation factor IIA subunit 1 isoform X1 — protein sequence MASSANSNPVPKLYKSVIEDVINEVRELFMDEGGDEQVLLELKTLWENKLLQSKAVEGFHTEEQALLAAQQQQQQQVQQVQQVQQLSHPTHPTQAQQVLLPPQQQQQAPQQQVIVQDSKILQHMSATGMSAAATAATLALPTGVTPYQQLITSQGQILQVVRAANGAQYIIQQPQQQILLQQQMQPGGVQAPVIQQVLAPLQGGLPQQTGVIIQPQQIVLAPGNKVQGNAQVMQAAAMASQPGQAATAAQVQQAQGAAAPQASVQAQAQQQAQPQAQQPPIMLQVDGAGDSSSEEDEDEEEEYDEDEEEEKDKDGGEDGQVEEEPLNSEDDVSDEEDQELFDTENVVVCQYDKIHRSKNKWKFHLKDGIMNLNGRDYVFSKAIGDAEW from the exons ATGGCGAGCTCGGCTAACTCGAACCCAGTG CCTAAACTTTACAAGTCTGTAATAGAGGATGTGATCAATGAAGTGAGGGAGTTGTTCATGGATGAGGGCGGGGACGAGCAAGTTCTCCTGGAGCTGAAAACG CTTTGGGAGAACAAACTATTGCAGTCCAAGGCAGTGGAAGGCTTCCACACTGAGGAACAGGCCCTGCTCGCAgcgcaacaacagcagcagcagcaggttcaGCAAGTACAACAAGTCCAGCAGCTTAGCCATCCAACCCATCCAACGCAGGCACAGCAAGTCCTCCTTCccccccagcagcagcagcaag CTCCCCAGCAGCAAGTCATTGTACAGGATTCAAAGATTCTTCAGCACATGAGTGCGACGGGGATG AGTGCAGCAGCTACTGCAGCAACGCTTGCTCTACCAACAGGGGTCACCCCATACCAACAGCTCATAACCAGCCAAG GTCAAATCCTTCAGGTGGTCCGTGCTGCTAACGGAGCTCAGTACATCATACAGCAGCCGCAGCAGCAGATCCTCCTGCAGCAGCAGATGCAGCCTGGTGGCGTTCAGGCTCCAGTCATTCAGCAG GTTCTGGCTCCTCTGCAGGGAGGCTTACCGCAGCAAACGGGAGTCATCATCCAGCCTCAGCAGATCGTTTTAGCTCCTGGAAACAAAGTCCAAGGCAATGCACAG GTGATGCAGGCAGCAGCCATGGCCTCACAGCCTGGTCAggcagcaacagcagcccaGGTGCAGCAGGCCCAGGGTGCAGCTGCACCACAGGCCTCAGTGCAGGCCCAGGCGCAGCAGCAGGCTCAGCCTCAGGCGCAGCAGCCACCCATAATGCTCCAGGTGGACGGAGCGGGAGACTCGTCCTCGGAAGAGGatgaggacgaggaggaggagtacGATGAAgacgaggaagaggaaaaggacaAGGATGGTGGCGAGGATGGCCAGGTTGAAGAG GAGCCTCTGAACAGTGAGGACGATGTCAGTGACGAGGAGGACCAGGAACTGTTCGATACAGAGAATGTAGTGGTGTGTCAGTACGACAAG ATTCACAGAAGTAAGAACAAATGGAAATTCCACCTAAAGGACGGGATTATGAATCTGAACGGCAGAGATTACGTGTTCTCCAAAGCCATCGGGGACGCAGAATGGTGA
- the gtf2a1 gene encoding transcription initiation factor IIA subunit 1 isoform X2 codes for MDEGGDEQVLLELKTLWENKLLQSKAVEGFHTEEQALLAAQQQQQQQVQQVQQVQQLSHPTHPTQAQQVLLPPQQQQQAPQQQVIVQDSKILQHMSATGMSAAATAATLALPTGVTPYQQLITSQGQILQVVRAANGAQYIIQQPQQQILLQQQMQPGGVQAPVIQQVLAPLQGGLPQQTGVIIQPQQIVLAPGNKVQGNAQVMQAAAMASQPGQAATAAQVQQAQGAAAPQASVQAQAQQQAQPQAQQPPIMLQVDGAGDSSSEEDEDEEEEYDEDEEEEKDKDGGEDGQVEEEPLNSEDDVSDEEDQELFDTENVVVCQYDKIHRSKNKWKFHLKDGIMNLNGRDYVFSKAIGDAEW; via the exons ATGGATGAGGGCGGGGACGAGCAAGTTCTCCTGGAGCTGAAAACG CTTTGGGAGAACAAACTATTGCAGTCCAAGGCAGTGGAAGGCTTCCACACTGAGGAACAGGCCCTGCTCGCAgcgcaacaacagcagcagcagcaggttcaGCAAGTACAACAAGTCCAGCAGCTTAGCCATCCAACCCATCCAACGCAGGCACAGCAAGTCCTCCTTCccccccagcagcagcagcaag CTCCCCAGCAGCAAGTCATTGTACAGGATTCAAAGATTCTTCAGCACATGAGTGCGACGGGGATG AGTGCAGCAGCTACTGCAGCAACGCTTGCTCTACCAACAGGGGTCACCCCATACCAACAGCTCATAACCAGCCAAG GTCAAATCCTTCAGGTGGTCCGTGCTGCTAACGGAGCTCAGTACATCATACAGCAGCCGCAGCAGCAGATCCTCCTGCAGCAGCAGATGCAGCCTGGTGGCGTTCAGGCTCCAGTCATTCAGCAG GTTCTGGCTCCTCTGCAGGGAGGCTTACCGCAGCAAACGGGAGTCATCATCCAGCCTCAGCAGATCGTTTTAGCTCCTGGAAACAAAGTCCAAGGCAATGCACAG GTGATGCAGGCAGCAGCCATGGCCTCACAGCCTGGTCAggcagcaacagcagcccaGGTGCAGCAGGCCCAGGGTGCAGCTGCACCACAGGCCTCAGTGCAGGCCCAGGCGCAGCAGCAGGCTCAGCCTCAGGCGCAGCAGCCACCCATAATGCTCCAGGTGGACGGAGCGGGAGACTCGTCCTCGGAAGAGGatgaggacgaggaggaggagtacGATGAAgacgaggaagaggaaaaggacaAGGATGGTGGCGAGGATGGCCAGGTTGAAGAG GAGCCTCTGAACAGTGAGGACGATGTCAGTGACGAGGAGGACCAGGAACTGTTCGATACAGAGAATGTAGTGGTGTGTCAGTACGACAAG ATTCACAGAAGTAAGAACAAATGGAAATTCCACCTAAAGGACGGGATTATGAATCTGAACGGCAGAGATTACGTGTTCTCCAAAGCCATCGGGGACGCAGAATGGTGA